The following are encoded in a window of Rhodobacter sp. 24-YEA-8 genomic DNA:
- the cysN gene encoding sulfate adenylyltransferase subunit CysN, with protein MSAHDTSPAYVTDQLIAEDIDAYLEKHQHKTMLRFITCGSVDDGKSTLIGRLLYDSKMIFEDQLASLEYDSKAVGTQGGEIDFALLVDGLAAEREQGITIDVAYRFFATDKRKFIVADTPGHEQYTRNMVTAASTADLAVILIDARQGVLTQTRRHSYLVNLLGIKNVVLAVNKMDLVGYSAERFDEITRDYRAFADKISMAEFQAIPISGLKGDNIVTRSASTPWYQGPTLIEHLETAPVNDSRMQGTPFRMPVQWVNRPNLDFRGFAGQIASGAVAPGDAIRVLPSGKTTTVKAIPSADGDLAQAVAGQSVTLTFADEIDCSRGDVIVQADASCEVADQFEATLVWMNEGAMLPGRPYLLKVGTQTVTATVTEPKYEVNVNTLEHLASKTLGLNAIGVVNISTDRQIPFEAYAQNPDLGGFILIDRITNATVAAGMIHFALRRSQNIHWQAVDINRDAHAGLKNQKPAMVWFTGLSGSGKSTIANLVEKKLHAMGKHTFLLDGDNVRHGLNRDLGFTDADRVENIRRVGEVAKLMTNAGLIVLTAFISPFRAERQMVRDLMAEGEFIEVFVNTPLEVAEARDVKGLYKKARSGQLKNFTGIDSPYEPPEAPQLVVDTVSLSAEEAADRVVEALLSR; from the coding sequence ATGAGCGCTCACGACACCAGCCCCGCATATGTCACCGATCAGTTGATCGCCGAGGACATCGACGCTTATCTGGAAAAGCACCAGCACAAGACCATGCTAAGGTTCATCACCTGTGGCTCGGTCGATGACGGCAAATCGACGCTGATCGGGCGGCTGCTTTACGACAGCAAGATGATCTTTGAAGATCAGCTGGCAAGCCTCGAGTATGACAGCAAGGCAGTCGGTACCCAAGGGGGGGAGATCGATTTCGCGCTGCTGGTCGATGGTCTGGCGGCTGAGCGCGAACAGGGCATCACTATTGATGTCGCCTACCGCTTCTTCGCCACCGACAAGCGCAAATTCATTGTGGCCGATACCCCCGGCCATGAGCAATATACCCGCAATATGGTCACCGCCGCCTCGACAGCTGATCTGGCGGTGATCCTGATCGATGCGCGCCAGGGCGTGCTGACCCAGACGCGGCGCCATTCCTATCTGGTGAACCTGCTGGGCATCAAAAACGTGGTGCTGGCGGTCAATAAGATGGACCTCGTCGGGTATTCGGCGGAACGGTTTGACGAGATCACCCGTGATTACCGCGCCTTTGCCGACAAGATCAGCATGGCGGAGTTTCAGGCCATCCCGATTTCCGGGCTGAAGGGCGATAATATCGTCACCCGCTCGGCCTCGACCCCTTGGTATCAGGGCCCGACCCTGATCGAGCATCTGGAAACCGCGCCGGTCAATGACAGCCGCATGCAGGGGACGCCGTTCCGGATGCCGGTGCAATGGGTGAACCGGCCCAATCTCGATTTCCGCGGCTTTGCCGGGCAGATTGCCTCGGGTGCCGTCGCGCCGGGCGATGCGATCCGGGTGCTGCCCTCGGGCAAGACCACCACCGTGAAGGCGATCCCTTCGGCCGATGGCGATCTGGCACAGGCGGTGGCAGGGCAGTCCGTCACTCTGACCTTTGCAGATGAGATCGACTGCTCGCGCGGCGATGTGATCGTGCAGGCCGATGCGTCCTGCGAGGTGGCCGACCAGTTCGAGGCAACGCTTGTCTGGATGAATGAGGGGGCGATGCTGCCCGGTCGGCCTTATCTCCTGAAAGTCGGCACCCAGACCGTGACCGCCACGGTGACCGAGCCGAAATATGAGGTCAACGTCAACACGCTGGAGCATCTGGCGTCAAAGACGCTGGGGCTGAATGCGATTGGGGTCGTGAATATCTCGACCGACCGTCAGATCCCGTTCGAGGCCTATGCGCAGAACCCCGATCTCGGCGGTTTCATCCTGATCGACCGCATAACCAATGCGACGGTCGCCGCTGGCATGATCCATTTCGCGCTGCGCCGCAGCCAGAACATCCACTGGCAGGCCGTCGACATCAACCGCGACGCCCATGCGGGCCTGAAAAACCAGAAGCCTGCCATGGTCTGGTTCACCGGCCTCTCGGGTTCGGGGAAATCGACCATCGCAAACCTTGTGGAGAAGAAGCTGCACGCCATGGGTAAGCACACCTTCCTGCTGGACGGGGACAATGTGCGCCACGGGCTGAACCGCGATCTCGGCTTTACCGATGCTGACCGGGTGGAGAATATCCGCCGCGTCGGCGAGGTGGCGAAGCTGATGACCAATGCCGGGCTGATCGTGCTGACCGCCTTCATCTCGCCCTTCCGGGCCGAGCGGCAGATGGTGCGCGACCTGATGGCGGAGGGCGAGTTCATCGAAGTCTTCGTCAATACGCCGCTGGAGGTCGCCGAGGCACGCGATGTGAAGGGGCTTTATAAAAAAGCCCGCTCCGGCCAGCTGAAGAACTTCACCGGCATCGACAGCCCCTATGAGCCCCCCGAGGCGCCGCAGCTGGTGGTCGATACCGTCTCGCTTTCGGCAGAAGAGGCCGCTGACCGCGTGGTCGAAGCTCTCTTGTCG
- the cysD gene encoding sulfate adenylyltransferase subunit CysD, translating into MIAKTTLTHLQRLEAESIHIMREVVANADRPVMLYSVGKDSAVMLHLAKKAFYPAPPPFPLLHVDTTWKFQAMYELRNRAAEAAGMDLIVYQNPEALEKGINPFDHGSLHTDMWKTEGLKQALTKFGFDVAFGGARRDEEKSRAKERVFSFRSASHRWDPKNQRPELWKLYNTRKAAGESIRAFPISNWTELDIWQYIHLEGIEIVPLYFSAPRPVVERNGLLIMVDDERFRLNPDEVPEMKSVRFRTLGCYPLTGAVESDAKTLPDVIQEMLLTTTSERQGRAIDHEQSASMEKKKQEGYF; encoded by the coding sequence ATGATTGCGAAAACCACGCTGACCCACCTTCAACGGCTCGAGGCCGAAAGCATCCATATCATGCGCGAGGTGGTCGCAAATGCCGACCGCCCGGTCATGCTGTACTCGGTGGGCAAGGATTCCGCCGTGATGCTGCATCTGGCGAAAAAGGCCTTCTATCCGGCGCCGCCGCCCTTCCCGCTCCTCCATGTCGATACGACCTGGAAGTTCCAAGCGATGTATGAGCTGCGCAACCGCGCCGCCGAGGCCGCCGGTATGGATCTGATCGTCTATCAGAACCCCGAAGCGCTGGAGAAAGGCATCAACCCTTTCGATCATGGCAGTCTGCATACCGATATGTGGAAGACCGAGGGGCTGAAACAGGCGCTGACGAAATTCGGCTTTGACGTGGCATTTGGCGGCGCGCGGCGCGACGAGGAGAAATCCCGCGCCAAGGAACGCGTCTTTTCTTTCCGTTCGGCCAGCCATCGCTGGGACCCGAAGAACCAGCGCCCTGAATTGTGGAAACTGTATAATACCCGCAAGGCCGCCGGTGAATCGATCCGCGCCTTCCCGATCTCGAACTGGACCGAGCTCGACATCTGGCAGTATATCCATCTTGAGGGCATCGAGATCGTGCCTTTGTATTTCTCGGCGCCGCGCCCGGTGGTCGAACGGAACGGCCTCCTGATCATGGTTGATGATGAGCGCTTCCGCCTGAACCCCGACGAAGTGCCGGAGATGAAATCGGTCCGCTTCCGCACCCTTGGCTGCTACCCACTGACCGGCGCAGTGGAATCTGATGCGAAAACGCTGCCGGACGTGATCCAGGAAATGCTGCTGACCACCACATCCGAGCGTCAGGGCCGCGCCATCGACCATGAGCAATCCGCCTCGATGGAGAAGAAAAAGCAGGAGGGCTATTTCTGA
- a CDS encoding GDP-mannose 4,6-dehydratase gives MSNQQRILITGTAGFIGFHLAQLLLTEGFRVHGYDGMTDYYDVRLKQRRHAMLMQDGNFSMTEGMLEDAALFDRIADEFRPDVIVHLAAQAGVRYSLENPRAYIDANIVGTFNVMEAARRLEVKHLLMASTSSVYGANEDMPFTETEKVDTQLTIYAATKKATENMGHSYAHLWNLPTTMFRFFTVYGPWGRPDMAPYKFADAILGDRPVDIYNHGEMYRDFTYVDDLVRGIRLLIDAVPVRPASKDEIEEGDSLSPVAPYRVVNIGNSEKVRLLDFIDAFEQSIGRLAIRNYMEMQKGDVPATWADADLLKRLTGYRPETGFRDGVAQFVAWFRDYYGK, from the coding sequence ATGAGCAATCAGCAACGCATCCTGATCACCGGGACGGCCGGATTCATCGGCTTCCATCTTGCGCAGCTCTTGCTGACCGAAGGGTTCCGTGTGCATGGCTATGATGGGATGACGGATTACTACGATGTCCGACTCAAACAGCGCCGCCATGCGATGCTGATGCAGGACGGCAATTTCTCGATGACCGAAGGGATGCTGGAAGACGCGGCCCTGTTCGACCGCATCGCTGATGAGTTCCGTCCCGATGTGATCGTCCATCTCGCCGCTCAAGCCGGGGTGCGTTACAGCCTTGAAAACCCGCGCGCCTATATCGATGCGAATATCGTGGGCACTTTCAATGTGATGGAGGCCGCGCGCCGGCTGGAGGTGAAGCATCTCCTGATGGCCTCGACCTCCTCGGTTTACGGCGCCAATGAGGACATGCCCTTCACCGAGACCGAAAAGGTCGATACGCAGCTGACGATCTATGCCGCGACCAAGAAAGCCACCGAGAACATGGGCCATTCCTATGCCCATCTGTGGAACCTGCCCACCACCATGTTCCGCTTCTTCACGGTTTACGGCCCCTGGGGGCGCCCGGATATGGCGCCTTACAAATTCGCAGATGCGATCCTCGGGGACCGGCCCGTCGATATCTACAATCATGGCGAGATGTATCGCGATTTCACCTATGTCGATGATCTTGTGCGCGGCATCCGCCTGCTGATCGACGCGGTGCCGGTGCGCCCGGCCTCGAAAGACGAGATAGAGGAAGGCGACAGCCTGTCGCCGGTCGCGCCTTACCGTGTCGTCAATATCGGCAATTCCGAGAAGGTGCGGCTTCTGGATTTCATTGATGCGTTTGAGCAAAGCATCGGCCGCCTGGCGATCCGCAATTATATGGAGATGCAGAAGGGCGATGTGCCGGCGACCTGGGCCGATGCGGATCTCCTGAAGCGCCTGACCGGCTACCGGCCCGAGACGGGTTTTCGCGACGGCGTGGCGCAATTCGTGGCCTGGTTCAGGGACTATTACGGCAAATAA
- a CDS encoding mannose-1-phosphate guanylyltransferase/mannose-6-phosphate isomerase: protein MTLQTIVPVLLCGGSGTRLWPLSRKSYPKQFALEIGGRTLFQASAERLSGEGHSGTGAGFRFAAPVTVTGSDFRFIVTEQLAAIGIDPGPILIEPAPRNTAPAILAAALYLQERDPDSIMLVAPSDHAIPDEQAFRATVARGLSALESGRLVTFGITPDRPETGYGYLELAGAAGADPVDLKRFVEKPDATRAAEMLAAGDFLWNAGIFLFRAADLIAACEAHVPAMVAQVREALGQGRTDLGFLRLEETVWNGIEDVSIDYAVMEKADNLSVVPFSDGWSDLGGWDAVWLEGGPDANGVVTSDHATAIDCENSLLRSESGAVELVGIGLKNVIAVAMQDAVLVADASRAQDVKKAVAALKAKGARQAETLPRDYRPWGWYESLVIGQRFQVKRIHVHPGAALSLQSHHHRSEHWIVVEGTARVTVDDQVTLVTENQSVYIPLGAVHRMENPGKLPMVLIEVQTGSYFGEDDIIRYEDVYARGQGPKG from the coding sequence ATGACGCTGCAGACCATTGTGCCGGTTCTTCTTTGCGGGGGATCGGGCACTCGCCTCTGGCCGCTTTCGCGCAAGAGTTATCCGAAACAATTCGCGCTTGAGATCGGGGGGCGGACGCTGTTCCAGGCCTCGGCCGAGCGGCTTTCGGGCGAGGGTCACAGCGGGACCGGGGCGGGGTTCCGCTTCGCCGCGCCGGTGACGGTGACCGGCTCGGATTTCCGTTTCATCGTGACCGAGCAGCTGGCGGCGATCGGCATTGATCCGGGGCCGATCCTGATCGAGCCCGCGCCGCGCAATACCGCGCCTGCGATCCTCGCGGCAGCGCTTTATCTGCAGGAACGTGACCCCGATTCCATTATGCTGGTGGCGCCGTCAGATCATGCGATCCCCGATGAGCAGGCCTTCCGCGCGACGGTCGCGCGTGGTCTTTCTGCGCTGGAGTCGGGGCGGCTGGTGACCTTCGGCATCACCCCTGACCGGCCCGAGACGGGATATGGCTATCTCGAACTGGCGGGCGCGGCGGGCGCGGATCCGGTCGATCTGAAACGCTTTGTCGAAAAGCCCGATGCCACCCGCGCGGCCGAGATGCTGGCCGCTGGTGATTTCCTCTGGAATGCCGGGATCTTCCTGTTCCGGGCCGCTGATCTGATCGCGGCCTGCGAGGCGCATGTGCCGGCGATGGTGGCCCAGGTGCGTGAGGCCCTTGGCCAGGGCCGCACCGATCTTGGCTTCCTGCGGCTGGAGGAAACCGTCTGGAACGGGATCGAGGATGTCTCGATCGATTACGCGGTGATGGAAAAGGCCGACAATCTCTCGGTGGTGCCTTTCTCGGATGGCTGGTCGGATCTGGGCGGCTGGGATGCGGTCTGGCTGGAAGGCGGGCCGGATGCAAATGGCGTGGTCACCTCGGATCATGCGACCGCGATTGACTGCGAAAACAGCCTGTTGCGGTCAGAATCCGGGGCGGTGGAGCTGGTGGGGATCGGGCTGAAGAATGTGATCGCGGTGGCGATGCAGGATGCGGTTCTGGTGGCCGATGCCTCCCGCGCGCAGGATGTGAAAAAGGCGGTGGCGGCCCTGAAGGCGAAAGGCGCCCGCCAGGCCGAGACCCTGCCGCGCGACTATCGGCCCTGGGGGTGGTATGAGAGCCTGGTGATCGGCCAGCGCTTCCAGGTCAAGCGCATCCATGTCCATCCGGGCGCGGCGCTGAGCCTGCAATCGCATCACCACCGCTCGGAGCACTGGATCGTGGTCGAGGGCACGGCGCGCGTCACCGTCGATGATCAGGTGACGCTCGTGACCGAGAACCAGTCGGTCTATATCCCGCTGGGCGCCGTTCACCGGATGGAGAATCCGGGCAAATTGCCGATGGTGCTGATCGAGGTGCAGACCGGCAGCTATTTCGGCGAGGATGACATCATCCGCTATGAGGATGTCTATGCGAGAGGGCAGGGTCCCAAAGGCTGA